A genome region from Panicum virgatum strain AP13 chromosome 4K, P.virgatum_v5, whole genome shotgun sequence includes the following:
- the LOC120702655 gene encoding uncharacterized protein LOC120702655 isoform X2, with protein sequence MPRRRDRKPAMPSRRRPPRPRARLPPGERERRLAEEVLYLHSLWRRGPAAPARTQSRSAGRITTETKRRRLDTAADQPQDTGLEWPLAPSPPNSSPKTWPEAAPASSPSPAKPPPPPPSPGALAQREALRSAAEFFSNRDSDDDDDGAGSESEGEQDAAGFITGLFERDAALRGHYERGWEEGQFACVACAGGARKPGRRFRGCVALVQHARAATRYGRPRAHRALAAVVCRVLGWDVARLPSIVIDPRGTLGQALAAEAKADVQLAKENDATGDENDSSSDEDEEEEIEKDNGNSSANGDEEDNELENSEDSAEKEDVEKGTEDSRNTEEEEEEDIELDNGEKSAEKEELEENGAWNSKEISKNEVLRNKLVQEVNTSKDDSLNQGNSEEVHRQEIAKESSEQEFNATESEKQHAKTADGTGDTLLSSA encoded by the exons atgccgcgccgccgcgatcgCAAACCTGCgatgccgagccgccgccggccgccccggccACGGGCCCGACTCCCTCCCGGCGAACGCGAACGCCGCCTCGCCGAGGAGGTCCTCTACCTCCACTCCCTCTGGCGCCGCGGCCCTGCCGCCCCCGCCCGAACCCAGTCCCGCTCCGCCGGCCGCATAACCACCGAGACCAAGCGCCGCAGGCTCGACACCGCCGCCGACCAGCCACAGGATACCGGGCTCGAGTGGCCCCTTGCGCCATCCCCGCCGAATTCCTCCCCGAAAACTTGGCCCGAGGCCGCGCCGGCCTCGTCCCCTTCCCCCGCgaagcctccgcctccgccgccttccCCCGGCGCGCTCGCGCAGCGAGAGGCCCTCCGCTCCGCGGCGGAGTTCTTCTCCAACCGcgactccgacgacgacgacgacggcgccgggtCCGAGTCGGAGGGCGAGCAGGACGCGGCGGGGTTCATCACGGGCCTGTTCGAGCGGGACGCCGCGCTGCGGGGCCACTACGAGCGGGGCTGGGAGGAGGGGCAGTTCGCGTGCGTGGCGTGCGCCGGGGGCGCGAGGAAGCCGGGGCGGCGGTTCCGGGGCTGCGTCGCTCTCGTGCAgcacgcgcgcgccgccacgCGGTACGGGAGGCCCCGGGCgcaccgcgcgctcgccgccgtcgtctgcCGCGTGCTCGGGTGGGACGTCGCCCGGCTGCCCAGCATCGTGATCGATCCCCGGGGCACGCTCGGGCAGGCGCTCGCTGCCGAGGCCAAGGCCGATGTTCAACTGGCGAAG GAGAATGATGCTACTGGGGACGAAAATGACTCTTCGAGTGATGAGGATGAAG AGGAAGAAATTGAGAAAGATAATGGAAACTCAAGTGCCAATGGTGACGAAGAGGACAATGAACTAGAGAACAGTGAAGACTCTGCTGAAAAG GAGGATGTTGAAAAAGGGACGGAGGACTCTAGAaacaccgaggaggaggaggaggaggatattGAACTAGATAACGGCGAGAAGTCTGCTGAAAAG GAGGAATTGGAAGAAAACGGtgcatggaattccaaagaGATTTCTAAGAACGAAGTGCTTCGTAATAAATTGGTCCAGGAG GTCAATACCAGTAAGGATGATTCTTTGAACCAAGGTAATAGTGAAGAAGTTCACAGGCAAGAGATTGCTAAAGAATCTTCTGAACAG GAATTTAATGCTACAGAGAGTGAGAAACAGCATGCTAAAACTGCAGATGGTACTGGAGATACTCTGCTGTCATCAGCTTAG
- the LOC120702655 gene encoding mitotic apparatus protein p62-like isoform X1, with protein MPRRRDRKPAMPSRRRPPRPRARLPPGERERRLAEEVLYLHSLWRRGPAAPARTQSRSAGRITTETKRRRLDTAADQPQDTGLEWPLAPSPPNSSPKTWPEAAPASSPSPAKPPPPPPSPGALAQREALRSAAEFFSNRDSDDDDDGAGSESEGEQDAAGFITGLFERDAALRGHYERGWEEGQFACVACAGGARKPGRRFRGCVALVQHARAATRYGRPRAHRALAAVVCRVLGWDVARLPSIVIDPRGTLGQALAAEAKADVQLAKENDATGDENDSSSDEDEEEEEIEKDNGNSSANGDEEDNELENSEDSAEKEDVEKGTEDSRNTEEEEEEDIELDNGEKSAEKEELEENGAWNSKEISKNEVLRNKLVQEVNTSKDDSLNQGNSEEVHRQEIAKESSEQEFNATESEKQHAKTADGTGDTLLSSA; from the exons atgccgcgccgccgcgatcgCAAACCTGCgatgccgagccgccgccggccgccccggccACGGGCCCGACTCCCTCCCGGCGAACGCGAACGCCGCCTCGCCGAGGAGGTCCTCTACCTCCACTCCCTCTGGCGCCGCGGCCCTGCCGCCCCCGCCCGAACCCAGTCCCGCTCCGCCGGCCGCATAACCACCGAGACCAAGCGCCGCAGGCTCGACACCGCCGCCGACCAGCCACAGGATACCGGGCTCGAGTGGCCCCTTGCGCCATCCCCGCCGAATTCCTCCCCGAAAACTTGGCCCGAGGCCGCGCCGGCCTCGTCCCCTTCCCCCGCgaagcctccgcctccgccgccttccCCCGGCGCGCTCGCGCAGCGAGAGGCCCTCCGCTCCGCGGCGGAGTTCTTCTCCAACCGcgactccgacgacgacgacgacggcgccgggtCCGAGTCGGAGGGCGAGCAGGACGCGGCGGGGTTCATCACGGGCCTGTTCGAGCGGGACGCCGCGCTGCGGGGCCACTACGAGCGGGGCTGGGAGGAGGGGCAGTTCGCGTGCGTGGCGTGCGCCGGGGGCGCGAGGAAGCCGGGGCGGCGGTTCCGGGGCTGCGTCGCTCTCGTGCAgcacgcgcgcgccgccacgCGGTACGGGAGGCCCCGGGCgcaccgcgcgctcgccgccgtcgtctgcCGCGTGCTCGGGTGGGACGTCGCCCGGCTGCCCAGCATCGTGATCGATCCCCGGGGCACGCTCGGGCAGGCGCTCGCTGCCGAGGCCAAGGCCGATGTTCAACTGGCGAAG GAGAATGATGCTACTGGGGACGAAAATGACTCTTCGAGTGATGAGGATGAAGAAGAG GAAGAAATTGAGAAAGATAATGGAAACTCAAGTGCCAATGGTGACGAAGAGGACAATGAACTAGAGAACAGTGAAGACTCTGCTGAAAAG GAGGATGTTGAAAAAGGGACGGAGGACTCTAGAaacaccgaggaggaggaggaggaggatattGAACTAGATAACGGCGAGAAGTCTGCTGAAAAG GAGGAATTGGAAGAAAACGGtgcatggaattccaaagaGATTTCTAAGAACGAAGTGCTTCGTAATAAATTGGTCCAGGAG GTCAATACCAGTAAGGATGATTCTTTGAACCAAGGTAATAGTGAAGAAGTTCACAGGCAAGAGATTGCTAAAGAATCTTCTGAACAG GAATTTAATGCTACAGAGAGTGAGAAACAGCATGCTAAAACTGCAGATGGTACTGGAGATACTCTGCTGTCATCAGCTTAG
- the LOC120702655 gene encoding uncharacterized protein LOC120702655 isoform X3: MPRRRDRKPAMPSRRRPPRPRARLPPGERERRLAEEVLYLHSLWRRGPAAPARTQSRSAGRITTETKRRRLDTAADQPQDTGLEWPLAPSPPNSSPKTWPEAAPASSPSPAKPPPPPPSPGALAQREALRSAAEFFSNRDSDDDDDGAGSESEGEQDAAGFITGLFERDAALRGHYERGWEEGQFACVACAGGARKPGRRFRGCVALVQHARAATRYGRPRAHRALAAVVCRVLGWDVARLPSIVIDPRGTLGQALAAEAKADVQLAKENDATGDENDSSSDEDEEEEEIEKDNGNSSANGDEEDNELENSEDSAEKEDVEKGTEDSRNTEEEEEEDIELDNGEKSAEKEELEENGAWNSKEISKNEVLRNKLVQEVNTSKDDSLNQGNSEEVHRQEIAKESSEQENINNTYLPGSKDRCKK, encoded by the exons atgccgcgccgccgcgatcgCAAACCTGCgatgccgagccgccgccggccgccccggccACGGGCCCGACTCCCTCCCGGCGAACGCGAACGCCGCCTCGCCGAGGAGGTCCTCTACCTCCACTCCCTCTGGCGCCGCGGCCCTGCCGCCCCCGCCCGAACCCAGTCCCGCTCCGCCGGCCGCATAACCACCGAGACCAAGCGCCGCAGGCTCGACACCGCCGCCGACCAGCCACAGGATACCGGGCTCGAGTGGCCCCTTGCGCCATCCCCGCCGAATTCCTCCCCGAAAACTTGGCCCGAGGCCGCGCCGGCCTCGTCCCCTTCCCCCGCgaagcctccgcctccgccgccttccCCCGGCGCGCTCGCGCAGCGAGAGGCCCTCCGCTCCGCGGCGGAGTTCTTCTCCAACCGcgactccgacgacgacgacgacggcgccgggtCCGAGTCGGAGGGCGAGCAGGACGCGGCGGGGTTCATCACGGGCCTGTTCGAGCGGGACGCCGCGCTGCGGGGCCACTACGAGCGGGGCTGGGAGGAGGGGCAGTTCGCGTGCGTGGCGTGCGCCGGGGGCGCGAGGAAGCCGGGGCGGCGGTTCCGGGGCTGCGTCGCTCTCGTGCAgcacgcgcgcgccgccacgCGGTACGGGAGGCCCCGGGCgcaccgcgcgctcgccgccgtcgtctgcCGCGTGCTCGGGTGGGACGTCGCCCGGCTGCCCAGCATCGTGATCGATCCCCGGGGCACGCTCGGGCAGGCGCTCGCTGCCGAGGCCAAGGCCGATGTTCAACTGGCGAAG GAGAATGATGCTACTGGGGACGAAAATGACTCTTCGAGTGATGAGGATGAAGAAGAG GAAGAAATTGAGAAAGATAATGGAAACTCAAGTGCCAATGGTGACGAAGAGGACAATGAACTAGAGAACAGTGAAGACTCTGCTGAAAAG GAGGATGTTGAAAAAGGGACGGAGGACTCTAGAaacaccgaggaggaggaggaggaggatattGAACTAGATAACGGCGAGAAGTCTGCTGAAAAG GAGGAATTGGAAGAAAACGGtgcatggaattccaaagaGATTTCTAAGAACGAAGTGCTTCGTAATAAATTGGTCCAGGAG GTCAATACCAGTAAGGATGATTCTTTGAACCAAGGTAATAGTGAAGAAGTTCACAGGCAAGAGATTGCTAAAGAATCTTCTGAACAG GAGAATATAAACAATACATATCTGCCAGGCTCCAAAGATAGATGTAAAAAATGA
- the LOC120702658 gene encoding proteasome subunit beta type-5-A-like produces MAMKLDMSALETNFAVPCGDDGDGMYFSAEAPDVPSMVLPTCADFDGFQAATKDMVKNKKGTTTLAFIFDKGVIVAADSRASMGGYISSQTVRKIIEINPYMLGTMAGGAADCQFWHRNLGTKCRLHELSNKRRISIAGASKLLANILYSYRGMGLSIGTMIAGWDEKGPGLYYVDSEGARLVGNRFSVGSGSLYAYGILDEGYRFNMSVEEAGELARRAIYGATFRDAASGGCVSVYHVGPDGWKKLSGDDVGELHYHYYPVEKTLVELEMTDAPTPA; encoded by the exons atggCCATGAAGCTGGACATGTCCGCGCTCGAGACCAACTTCGCCGTCCcctgcggcgacgacggcgacggcatgTACTTCTCCGCCGAGGCCCCCGACGTGCCGTCCATGGTGCTCCCCACCTGCGCCGAC TTCGACGGGTTCCAGGCGGCGACCAAGGATATGGTGAAGAATAAGAAGGGGACGACCACGCTCGCCTTCATCTTCGACAAGGGCGTCATCGTCGCCGCCGACTCCAGGGCCAGCATGGGCGGCTACATAT CCTCACAAACTGTGAGGAAAATTATTGAAATAAACCCCTACATGTTGGGAACTATGGCTGGAGGCGCCGCTGATTGCCAATTTTGGCATAGGAACCTTGGGACCAAG TGCCGGCTCCATGAGCTTTCGAACAAGCGAAGGATCTCTATTGCTGGTGCTTCCAAACTGTTGGCCAATATCCTTTATTCATATCGTGGAATGGGACTGTCAATTGGTACAATGATTGCGGGGTGGGATGAAAAG GGTCCTGGCCTGTACTATGTTGACAGTGAGGGTGCAAGGCTCGTGGGAAACAGGTTCTCTGTTGGCTCTGGTTCCCTCTATGCTTATGGTATCTTGGATGAAGG TTACCGCTTCAACATGTCAGTTGAAGAAGCTGGTGAGTTAGCTCGAAGGGCTATTTATGGGGCAACCTTCCGTGATGCAGCAAGTGGTGGTTGTGTTAGTG TTTATCACGTTGGCCCCGATGGTTGGAAGAAGCTTTCTGGAGATGATGTTGGGGAGCTGCACTACCACTACTACCCGGTTGAGAAAACACTGGTTGAACTGGAGATGACCGATGCACCTACTCCTGCTTAA
- the LOC120702659 gene encoding probable thiol methyltransferase 2, translated as MRALPRVGEHVRWMMASRARPRRAMGSAAAGGGRDPAENPKVGRLRELFVGDADAADGWEKSWEFGVTPWDLGKPTPVIEHLVRSGTLPNGRALVPGCGMGYDVVALACPERFVIGLDVSDMAVKKAKQWSSSLPNADYFTFLAEDFFKWIPNGQFDLIFDYTFFCALDPSLRVAWAETVNRLLKPDGELLTLIYLISDQEGGPPYNNTVSDYQKVLEPLGFRAVLMEDNELAIKPRKGCEKLGRWKRFAHQSSL; from the exons ATGCGAGCGCTGCCTCGCGTCGGCGAGCACGTGCGCTGGATGATGGcctcgcgcgcgcggccgcggcgggcgatggggtcggcggcggccggcggcgggagggatCCCGCCGAGAACCCGAAGGTGGGGAGGCTGCGGGAGCTCTTCGTCGGCGACGCCGACGCGGCAG ATGGGTGGGAGAAGTCCTGGGAGTTTGGTGTGACGCCGTGGGATTTGGGGAAGCCAACACCTGTCATCGAACATCTTGTTAGATCAGGAACACTGCCGAATGGAAGAGCTTTGGTTCCTGGATGTGGAATG GGATACGATGTGGTGGCTCTGGCATGCCCTGAACGATTTGTTATTGGATTGGATGTTTCTGATATGGCTGTTAAGAAGGCTAAGCAG TGGTCATCCTCTTTGCCCAATGCAGATTATTTTACTTTTCTGGCTGAAGATTTCTTCAAGTGGATACCAAACGGACAATTTGACCTTATATTTGATTACAC GTTCTTTTGTGCGCTTGACCCAAGTTTGAGGGTGGCTTGGGCAGAGACAGTTAACCGGCTGCTAAAACCTGATGGAGAGCTTCTCACCTTGATTTATCTG ATCAGTGATCAAGAGGGAGGACCACCGTACAATAATACAGTTTCTGA CTATCAGAAGGTACTGGAACCGTTGGGATTCAGGGCTGTTCTTATGGAGGACAATGAACTAGCCATTAAACCACGGAAG GGCTGCGAGAAACTTGGGAGGTGGAAGAGATTTGCCCACCAATCATCTCTGTGA
- the LOC120702657 gene encoding F-box/LRR-repeat MAX2 homolog, translating into MAEDAAAGSPVLDLPEPLLLHILGFLTDPRSRHRAALACHRLLAAERATRAALSLRGDPRSPTFLLLGPGFCFPALERLDLSLVSPWGQPFLSASAPAANAVPPHSTEEEEEVAQQNAFIAEHLAQCFPAVSSLAVNCRDPTTLASLTPQWRGRLSSVKLVRWHQRPPGLDAGADLEPLLRDCPALRALDLSEFYCWTEDIGPALAAHPAAAAALTELDLGLAGATDGFHATELGTIAGSCPSLRKLVAPCVFNPRYVDFVGDDALLAIATSCPKLTVLRLREPFEPASTSQREDAAITVAGLVSFFAALPALEDFTLDLRHNVLEAAPAMEALARRCPQIKYLTLGGFQGLCKASWLHLDGVAVCGSLESLCIKSCLDLTDSSLGAIGRGCGRLAKFAIHGCDLVTPGGIRRLATALRPTIKEVSILHCRLLDTAACLAALSPIRDRIESLEINCVWKEVEQPESVANGTTGCSHEDDDLDEVSYESASKKCRYMELDDLVSWEMLRSLSLWFPAGELLSPLISAGLDSCPVLEEITIKVEGDCRTCPRPGPRVFFGLSDLAGFPVLAKMKLDLSEAVGYALTAPAGQMDLSLWERFYLQGIESLITLYELDYWPPQDKEVNQRSLTLPAVGLLQRCAGLRKLFVHGTTHEHFLSFFLMMPNLRDMQLREDYYPAPENDMMITEMRAESWLRFEMQLNSRRIED; encoded by the coding sequence ATGGCGGAGGACGCCGCGGCGGGCTCCCCGGTGCTGGACCTGCCGGAGCCGCTGCTGCTGCACATCCTGGGCTTCCTCACCGACCCCCGGTCGCGGCACCGCGCCGCGCTGGCGTGCCACCGGCTcctggcggcggagcgggcgacgcgcgccgcGCTGTCGCTGCGCGGGGACCCCCGGTCGCCCACGTTCCTCCTGCTGGGGCCGGGCTTCTGCTTCCCGGCGCTGGAGCGGCTCGACCTCTCACTGGTGTCGCCGTGGGGCCAGCCGTtcctctccgcctccgcgccggccgccaacgccgtgccgccgcactccacggaggaggaggaggaggtcgcgcAGCAGAACGCCTTCATCGCGGAGCACCTGGCGCAGTGCTTCCCGGCCGTGTCCTCGCTGGCCGTCAACTGCCGCGACCCCACCACGCTCGCCAGCCTCACCCCGCAGTGGCGGGGCCGCCTCAGCAGCGTCAAGCTCGTGCGCTGGCACCAGCGCCCGCCGGGACTCGACGCCGGCGCGGATCTCGAGCCGCTGCTCCGGGACTGCCCCGCGCTCAGGGCGCTCGATCTCTCCGAGTTCTACTGCTGGACGGAGGACATCGGGCCGGCGCTAGCGGCgcaccctgccgccgccgccgcgctcacgGAGCTCGACCTCGGCCTGGCGGGCGCCACGGACGGGTTCCACGCCACCGAGCTAGGGACCATCGCGGGATCCTGCCCCAGTCTGCGGAAGCTCGTGGCGCCCTGTGTGTTCAACCCACGGTACGTCGACTTCGTCGGCGACGATGCGCTCCTCGCCATCGCCACCAGTTGTCCCAAGCTCACGGTCTTGCGGCTTCGGGAACCGTTCGAGCCGGCGTCCACCAGCCAACGGGAGGACGCCGCCATTACCGTGGCTGGGCTGGTCTCCTTCTTTGCTGCACTCCCGGCGCTGGAGGATTTCACACTTGACCTGCGGCATAATGTGCTGGAGGCAGCACCTGCGATGGAGGCGCTTGCCCGCAGGTGCCCGCAGATCAAGTACTTGACTCTTGGGGGTTTCCAGGGGTTGTGCAAGGCATCATGGTTGCATCTTGATGGCGTTGCAGTGTGCGGTTCGCTGGAGTCGCTTTGCATCAAGAGTTGTCTGGATCTCACCGATTCCAGCCTTGGAGCAATCGGTCGTGGGTGTGGTAGGCTTGCTAAGTTTGCCATCCATGGCTGCGATCTTGTGACACCAGGTGGGATCAGGAGGCTAGCAACAGCGCTTCGGCCCACAATCAAGGAAGTCAGTATCTTGCACTGCCGGCTTCTCGACACAGCGGCATGCCTCGCTGCTCTAAGTCCGATCCGAGATCGCATTGAGAGTCTTGAGATCAACTGTGTCTGGAAGGAAGTTGAACAACCTGAGAGCGTAGCCAATGGCACAACCGGATGCAGCCATGAGGATGATGATCTAGATGAAGTTTCATACGAGTCTGCATCGAAGAAATGTAGGTACATGGAGTTGGATGATCTAGTCAGCTGGGAGATGCTCCGGTCACTCTCCCTCTGGTTCCCTGCTGGTGAGCTACTCTCCCCACTCATTTCTGCTGGGCTTGATAGTTGCCCTGTGCTGGAGGAGATCACAATTAAGGTAGAGGGTGATTGCCGGACATGTCCACGCCCTGGCCCTCGAGTTTTTTTCGGCCTGAGTGATCTTGCAGGCTTCCCAGTTCTGGCCAAGATGAAATTGGATCTGAGTGAGGCAGTTGGTTATGCACTTACTGCACCAGCAGGGCAGATGGATCTTTCTCTGTGGGAGCGATTTTATTTGCAAGGAATTGAGTCGCTAATTACTTTGTATGAACTCGACTATTGGCCTCCCCAAGACAAGGAAGTGAACCAACGGAGCCTGACACTGCCCGCTGTGGGACTGCTCCAGCGCTGCGCCGGACTCAGGAAGCTCTTCGTCCATGGCACTACACATGAGCATTTCCTGAGCTTCTTCTTGATGATGCCAAATTTGAGGGACATGCAGTTACGGGAGGACTACTATCCGGCACCAGAGAATGATATGATGATCACGGAAATGCGGGCTGAGTCTTGGCTCCGATTCGAGATGCAGCTGAACAGCCGGAGAATTGAGGATTAA